The sequence CGACAAGCAAAGTGTTTCGAATTCCAATGACCGATCGACTGTATCTATTACAGGCGGACCTGCCGGACTGTATTTCCTTGGACCCGTTAACTGAAGACTCACTTCTGGCCAACTTGCTGTCCAGATTTAAACGGGATCACATCTATGTAAGtgtcttcttttaaaaaaaaaattataataactTACAAATTAAATAGAAATTTGAGTCTTCAATGCAGTCTTTACACGCTAATTAACTAATCctctgtttctcttttgttttcttcttttctttcgttttctcttctttcctttcttccgCTATTTCTGGggcttttctctctctctctctcctctggCACTGACGAATTTATCGGTTCGGAAGACTTACATCGGCAATATTTTGCTATCCATCAACCCTTACAAACCCTTGGCACAGTACACGGAACAGGTGATTGCCGGCTACAAATTACGCACCGTCGCCATTTCCCAATTACCACCGCACGTGTAAGCACTAATTAACACTTATTATCGCCAACACTATCTTAAACATTGTATTTCGATTTACTGAGTTAAttaacacaaaataaaaaaaggccggTTAAAGCCCTGCTGCCATCTATTGGTTATAAATAGAACTATAGTTTATcacaaatttaaaatgttattattattatttttaaataattgttcATTTGTTTACAGGTATGCCCTCGCTGATAATGCTTGGCGGTCGTTACGAGATTTCTACAGCGACCAAGTCATCGTCATTACTGGCGAGAGCGGATCGGGCAAGACTGAGGCCTCCAAGCTCATCCTGCAGTATATTGGATTAGCAACCGGCAAATCGAAAGATCTGGAAACCGTCCGGCAGCAGCTGCTACTCTGCAATCCAGTCCTAGAAGCGTTCGGCAATGCGAAATCCGTTCACAATGACAACTCGTCACGTTTTGTAActtcttggctttttttcGTGTTATCAACATTTCCGTTAATTCTgtgtaatttttcttttttttttctttcatttgtagGGAAAATATATTGAAATGGAATTTGATTACAGAGGGGAACCTGTTGGAGGACTCATCACTCATTGTAAGTCTTTACATCACGATCACTCGTATGGGAAATTTCctaataaaaatgttttctcttttcccccCTTCCTAACAGATTTATTAGAAAAGGTACGATGTCGTAATATTAAACTAATGCAATCAAGATACGAATAAACAGGTCAATTCACTCATTAACTCCGTTTAGTCCCGCGTAACAGCTCAGCACCCAGGCGAACGGAATTTCCACATTTTCTTCCAGCTGCTCGCTGGGGCTGACGTGCAACTTCTAAGTATCACAACACAtacattattcatttttcttttttttctactactaaataaaaattctttattcCAAATGGTACAAAATAGAATCCCTCAAACTACAAAGGAACACGGAAAATTATCTCTACTTGCGGAATAACCATTCGAATCCGTCGGTGTGGCACCAGAGTGACAAGGATGAATTCTTCAACACCAAGGTATCAATCAAGAACGAGCCTGTCGATTAAAAATCTACgatactaaaagaaaaaaaaatgcctctTTAATGTGCAGAAAGCCTTGGAGTCGGTGGGATTTTCGGCCGAGGACATTATCAACATATTCCGTATCATAGCGGCCGTCTTGAAGCTGGGGAATTTGATCTTCTCTCCGGTTAGCAATATCGACGGCACCGAAGGATGCAGCATCAACAACGAATACGGTACATCCCAGAGAATGTTCAAATAACGAGATAATGAATTGATACAATTGCTATGGAATTGCAGAGTTAGAAGAAGTTGCGACATTGTTGATGATTCCGGCAGATGAGCTTCGAAGTGCCTTGCTCTATCGGACGTATTCGGTCAGTTGTTCTGCGATGGATGCGCACGGCATGGCCGTTGGAGGTGGCGGAGgtgtcaattgtttttccagaGATTCGACTCTACCACGCGATTCGACAACTTCGCGCACATTTCTCGGAAATAATCATCAATCGCATTCACAGCCTCAGCAGCTCCTCTTGCACCAGCGCACCAGTCTCCTCTCCACATCGGCCTCCATGGTCGGCAGAGGTTTGAATCCATTTCTAATGGCGGGGGAGGGCTTGCAATAGAGGCTTTGCCCAAAAATTACATTACAATCAAATCAATCAAGTAGATATGTACCAAATGATGGATGGCTGCCATGGATCTGACGTCGGATTTCAAGCTGCCCTCGCTTCCAGGGCTTACCAGGACGCGAAGGATGACTTTGTCATGACCGACTTGAGCGCCAGCGAGGCCACGGCCGGACGCGATGCGCTCTGCAAAGCCCTCTATTATCGTCTCTTTACCTGGATCATTAACAACATTAACGAGAGAATCAAGGTTCTattctttcctgttttttttttcccacataAAATGTCGTGATCGTTTTTACTTTCTGATAAATAACCGCAATCGTGTCGTGCATGTCCCAGGTCAAGCAACACGGAAAACGACGCATCCTGGGCGTATTGGATATTTACGGTTTCGAAAATCTGCCTGTCAACGGCTTCGAGCAGCTCATTATCAATTATTGTAACGAGAAATTGCAGCACTACGTGGCCGAGATTGTCgtgaaagaagaacaagaaatcTACATGCAAGAAGGCCTCGAGTGGAGCCCGATTTTATTCCCAGACAACTTGGCCGTCTGCGATTTGATAGAGAAGGTGTGAAATctcaagcgaaaaaaaaaatacccgtgataattaaaaaagaaaacaatgcaTTTAATTGACTGTTTAGCATAATCTGGGGCTGCTAGCGATAATGGACGAAGAGTGCCAACGATCGACCAACGGCTCGGACGATGCCTTCTTAAGCAGAGTGGGACAGGTGTTTCAAGATAATATTCAAATCGAAGTAGCTTGGGGACTGTTGTCCAAGAACGCCGATTCAACTGCCATGAATGCCTTCAGGTTAGCCTCTAATTATACACGTACGCAAATGAACGtggcatttcattttctttttcgttgaaaTATGAAGGTTGAAACACTACGCCGGATGGGTGACGTACAACGTGCACGGGTTCCTGGAAAAGAACAGCGACCTGCTGGTCCGCGGCCTTTCGCAGTCCATGTACCAGTGCTCCCACCCGATCGTCAAAGAGCTCTTCCCGGAGGGCAACCCGCGACGGACGACGCTGCGGCGTCCGGCCACCTCGGGCACCCAATTTAAAGTGGCTATCAACGCCCTGATGAGGAGCCTCCGGTCGAAAACTCCGCACTTTGTCCGCTGTATCAAGCCGAACGCCTTCAAACAGCCGCACCATTTCGACGTTCAGACGATCCAGCAACAAATTCGACACCTCGGGTAAAAGCCAACACCCCATTCTTTGTTGAtttcattttacattttaatgattttaaccatctttaaaaacaaaaaatagcttGCTGGAGACGGCGCAAGTGAGGAGGAGCGGCTACGCCTTCCGCCAGCCCTACGCCTGCTTCCTGCAACGCTACAAGATGTTGTCGACCGTGACCTGGCCGCACTGGGGTGGCGTCGCCATCGAGGGTGTCGCCCGGCTCCTCAGAGATTTGCCCATTTCGGCCACGGAATACGCTTTCGGCCGGCGAAAGTTGTTCATCAAAAACGATTCCACGGTAGACATTTTGTTTATCAGCAAGAAAttgtttcttcattattttcttatcaattattttaataaaaaaacaaacgtgttGTGTGTCCTTGACAGTTAATGCAGTTGGAAGATTTTCGGAGGATCCGGTTAAATGACCTGGCCACTCTCATCCAGAAAACATTCCGAGGCTGGGCTACTAGATGGTTGTTTTTCAAGCGAAGACAAGCCCAAATCAAAATCGCTGCCGCTTGGCGCCGTTACAAGGTttgaacgacattttcaaaaatctttttttttttttttgtttttactattttatacttaaaaaaaaaaccatgttATTTGTGAGCATGCATGGCCGTTGTTTTGGAACGGTGGGGTAGCATGCCCTAGAAAATAAGAAGTTCACTATTTACATGACCGGAAGTGCCTTAATGCGGTTATGCGtagcttttttcttctacattttgttttttgaaattattatatCATTCAGAGTAGCGGAAACAAGTGTTACCTTACGTTACATTTTGAAGAAtctattttcttaaaaaaaaa comes from Daphnia carinata strain CSIRO-1 chromosome 2, CSIRO_AGI_Dcar_HiC_V3, whole genome shotgun sequence and encodes:
- the LOC130686660 gene encoding unconventional myosin-Ia-like isoform X3, with protein sequence MLSRNKVSRTCSRTRITDASVAPFVDPAADLPDCISLDPLTEDSLLANLLSRFKRDHIYTYIGNILLSINPYKPLAQYTEQVIAGYKLRTVAISQLPPHVYALADNAWRSLRDFYSDQVIVITGESGSGKTEASKLILQYIGLATGKSKDLETVRQQLLLCNPVLEAFGNAKSVHNDNSSRFGKYIEMEFDYRGEPVGGLITHYLLEKSRVTAQHPGERNFHIFFQLLAGADVQLLKSLKLQRNTENYLYLRNNHSNPSVWHQSDKDEFFNTKKALESVGFSAEDIINIFRIIAAVLKLGNLIFSPVSNIDGTEGCSINNEYELEEVATLLMIPADELRSALLYRTYSVSCSAMDAHGMAVGGGGGVNCFSRDSTLPRDSTTSRTFLGNNHQSHSQPQQLLLHQRTSLLSTSASMVGRDMYQMMDGCHGSDVGFQAALASRAYQDAKDDFVMTDLSASEATAGRDALCKALYYRLFTWIINNINERIKVKQHGKRRILGVLDIYGFENLPVNGFEQLIINYCNEKLQHYVAEIVVKEEQEIYMQEGLEWSPILFPDNLAVCDLIEKHNLGLLAIMDEECQRSTNGSDDAFLSRVGQVFQDNIQIEVAWGLLSKNADSTAMNAFRLKHYAGWVTYNVHGFLEKNSDLLVRGLSQSMYQCSHPIVKELFPEGNPRRTTLRRPATSGTQFKVAINALMRSLRSKTPHFVRCIKPNAFKQPHHFDVQTIQQQIRHLGLLETAQVRRSGYAFRQPYACFLQRYKMLSTVTWPHWGGVAIEGVARLLRDLPISATEYAFGRRKLFIKNDSTLMQLEDFRRIRLNDLATLIQKTFRGWATRWLFFKRRQAQIKIAAAWRRYKANAPLRRMRWRLSSVARREYLELRQRRRMIEAVHIIERSYIQWRRKRYLNRLAIRLPSTSPTCREWPNVTPFLRETNQILKKLYHVWRCHRYRMGFDQIGRNRMREKVTASLLFKNRKESYARSVAHPFQGDYVRLRQNSQWRKLVNETSDQYIVFADIVSKITRSSGRLVPVLFVVSTSSMMILDQRTLNIKYRVPAADIVRISLSPFLDDIAVFHVKSSGESSTLSPSFGNKWKGDLVIQTCHVIELVTKMFLVVQNAAGKAPEVNVHTDFELSVGHQAVEFSFHCTGLPEVQPGQVRIVRRGHRLEVTL
- the LOC130686660 gene encoding unconventional myosin-Ia-like isoform X2, with the translated sequence MLSRNKVSRTCSRTRITDASVAPFVDPAADLPDCISLDPLTEDSLLANLLSRFKRDHIYTYIGNILLSINPYKPLAQYTEQVIAGYKLRTVAISQLPPHVYALADNAWRSLRDFYSDQVIVITGESGSGKTEASKLILQYIGLATGKSKDLETVRQQLLLCNPVLEAFGNAKSVHNDNSSRFGKYIEMEFDYRGEPVGGLITHYLLEKSRVTAQHPGERNFHIFFQLLAGADVQLLKSLKLQRNTENYLYLRNNHSNPSVWHQSDKDEFFNTKKALESVGFSAEDIINIFRIIAAVLKLGNLIFSPVSNIDGTEGCSINNEYELEEVATLLMIPADELRSALLYRTYSVSCSAMDAHGMAVGGGGGVNCFSRDSTLPRDSTTSRTFLGNNHQSHSQPQQLLLHQRTSLLSTSASMVGRDMYQMMDGCHGSDVGFQAALASRAYQDAKDDFVMTDLSASEATAGRDALCKALYYRLFTWIINNINERIKVKQHGKRRILGVLDIYGFENLPVNGFEQLIINYCNEKLQHYVAEIVVKEEQEIYMQEGLEWSPILFPDNLAVCDLIEKHNLGLLAIMDEECQRSTNGSDDAFLSRVGQVFQDNIQIEVAWGLLSKNADSTAMNAFRLKHYAGWVTYNVHGFLEKNSDLLVRGLSQSMYQCSHPIVKELFPEGNPRRTTLRRPATSGTQFKVAINALMRSLRSKTPHFVRCIKPNAFKQPHHFDVQTIQQQIRHLGLLETAQVRRSGYAFRQPYACFLQRYKMLSTVTWPHWGGVAIEGVARLLRDLPISATEYAFGRRKLFIKNDSTLMQLEDFRRIRLNDLATLIQKTFRGWATRWLFFKRRQAQIKIAAAWRRYKARREYLELRQRRRMIEAVHIIERSYIQWRRKRYLNRLAIRLPSTSPTCREWPNVTPFLRETNQILKKLYHVWRCHRYRMGFDQIGRNRMREKVTASLLFKNRKESYARSVAHPFQGDYVRLRQNSQWRKLVNETSDQYIVFADIVSKITRSSGRLVPVLFVVSTSSMMILDQRTLNIKYRVPAADIVRISLSPFLDDIAVFHVKSFDGTSPSVANLQTGCLHFQQSGESSTLSPSFGNKWKGDLVIQTCHVIELVTKMFLVVQNAAGKAPEVNVHTDFELSVGHQAVEFSFHCTGLPEVQPGQVRIVRRGHRLEVTL
- the LOC130686660 gene encoding unconventional myosin-Ia-like isoform X4 produces the protein MLSRNKVSRTCSRTRITDASVAPFVDPAADLPDCISLDPLTEDSLLANLLSRFKRDHIYTYIGNILLSINPYKPLAQYTEQVIAGYKLRTVAISQLPPHVYALADNAWRSLRDFYSDQVIVITGESGSGKTEASKLILQYIGLATGKSKDLETVRQQLLLCNPVLEAFGNAKSVHNDNSSRFGKYIEMEFDYRGEPVGGLITHYLLEKSRVTAQHPGERNFHIFFQLLAGADVQLLKSLKLQRNTENYLYLRNNHSNPSVWHQSDKDEFFNTKKALESVGFSAEDIINIFRIIAAVLKLGNLIFSPVSNIDGTEGCSINNEYELEEVATLLMIPADELRSALLYRTYSVSCSAMDAHGMAVGGGGGVNCFSRDSTLPRDSTTSRTFLGNNHQSHSQPQQLLLHQRTSLLSTSASMVGRDMYQMMDGCHGSDVGFQAALASRAYQDAKDDFVMTDLSASEATAGRDALCKALYYRLFTWIINNINERIKVKQHGKRRILGVLDIYGFENLPVNGFEQLIINYCNEKLQHYVAEIVVKEEQEIYMQEGLEWSPILFPDNLAVCDLIEKHNLGLLAIMDEECQRSTNGSDDAFLSRVGQVFQDNIQIEVAWGLLSKNADSTAMNAFRLKHYAGWVTYNVHGFLEKNSDLLVRGLSQSMYQCSHPIVKELFPEGNPRRTTLRRPATSGTQFKVAINALMRSLRSKTPHFVRCIKPNAFKQPHHFDVQTIQQQIRHLGLLETAQVRRSGYAFRQPYACFLQRYKMLSTVTWPHWGGVAIEGVARLLRDLPISATEYAFGRRKLFIKNDSTLMQLEDFRRIRLNDLATLIQKTFRGWATRWLFFKRRQAQIKIAAAWRRYKARREYLELRQRRRMIEAVHIIERSYIQWRRKRYLNRLAIRLPSTSPTCREWPNVTPFLRETNQILKKLYHVWRCHRYRMGFDQIGRNRMREKVTASLLFKNRKESYARSVAHPFQGDYVRLRQNSQWRKLVNETSDQYIVFADIVSKITRSSGRLVPVLFVVSTSSMMILDQRTLNIKYRVPAADIVRISLSPFLDDIAVFHVKSSGESSTLSPSFGNKWKGDLVIQTCHVIELVTKMFLVVQNAAGKAPEVNVHTDFELSVGHQAVEFSFHCTGLPEVQPGQVRIVRRGHRLEVTL
- the LOC130686660 gene encoding unconventional myosin-Ia-like isoform X1, which encodes MLSRNKVSRTCSRTRITDASVAPFVDPAADLPDCISLDPLTEDSLLANLLSRFKRDHIYTYIGNILLSINPYKPLAQYTEQVIAGYKLRTVAISQLPPHVYALADNAWRSLRDFYSDQVIVITGESGSGKTEASKLILQYIGLATGKSKDLETVRQQLLLCNPVLEAFGNAKSVHNDNSSRFGKYIEMEFDYRGEPVGGLITHYLLEKSRVTAQHPGERNFHIFFQLLAGADVQLLKSLKLQRNTENYLYLRNNHSNPSVWHQSDKDEFFNTKKALESVGFSAEDIINIFRIIAAVLKLGNLIFSPVSNIDGTEGCSINNEYELEEVATLLMIPADELRSALLYRTYSVSCSAMDAHGMAVGGGGGVNCFSRDSTLPRDSTTSRTFLGNNHQSHSQPQQLLLHQRTSLLSTSASMVGRDMYQMMDGCHGSDVGFQAALASRAYQDAKDDFVMTDLSASEATAGRDALCKALYYRLFTWIINNINERIKVKQHGKRRILGVLDIYGFENLPVNGFEQLIINYCNEKLQHYVAEIVVKEEQEIYMQEGLEWSPILFPDNLAVCDLIEKHNLGLLAIMDEECQRSTNGSDDAFLSRVGQVFQDNIQIEVAWGLLSKNADSTAMNAFRLKHYAGWVTYNVHGFLEKNSDLLVRGLSQSMYQCSHPIVKELFPEGNPRRTTLRRPATSGTQFKVAINALMRSLRSKTPHFVRCIKPNAFKQPHHFDVQTIQQQIRHLGLLETAQVRRSGYAFRQPYACFLQRYKMLSTVTWPHWGGVAIEGVARLLRDLPISATEYAFGRRKLFIKNDSTLMQLEDFRRIRLNDLATLIQKTFRGWATRWLFFKRRQAQIKIAAAWRRYKANAPLRRMRWRLSSVARREYLELRQRRRMIEAVHIIERSYIQWRRKRYLNRLAIRLPSTSPTCREWPNVTPFLRETNQILKKLYHVWRCHRYRMGFDQIGRNRMREKVTASLLFKNRKESYARSVAHPFQGDYVRLRQNSQWRKLVNETSDQYIVFADIVSKITRSSGRLVPVLFVVSTSSMMILDQRTLNIKYRVPAADIVRISLSPFLDDIAVFHVKSFDGTSPSVANLQTGCLHFQQSGESSTLSPSFGNKWKGDLVIQTCHVIELVTKMFLVVQNAAGKAPEVNVHTDFELSVGHQAVEFSFHCTGLPEVQPGQVRIVRRGHRLEVTL